The following is a genomic window from Sorex araneus isolate mSorAra2 chromosome 10, mSorAra2.pri, whole genome shotgun sequence.
CCCTAACCTCAACCCTAATcccaatcctaaccctaacctcaccccaaccctaaccccaactCCAACGCTAACCCTAACCTTATGCCTAACCCCAGCCCTAATCCTAATCCCAGCCTTAACCCTAAACCTAATCCCAAAtcaaccctaaccctcaccccaacccaaaCCCGAACCCCAGCCCTAACCCTATGCCTAACcccaactctaaccctaaccccaaccccaaccccaaccatAACCATAACcttaaccccaaccctaaccctaaccccaaccccaaacccaacccaaaccctaaccccaaccctaatccCAACCCTTAGCCCTAAACCTAATCCCAATCCTAATCCTAAACCTAATCCcaacccaaaccccaaccccagccctaACTCCAACCTCAACCCCATCCccaaccctagccctaaccccaaccctaaccctaactccaACCATAACCTTAGCCCCAAtactaaccctaaccccaaccctaaccccaaccctaaccccaaccctaacttCAACCCCAACCCCAATCCCAAATCTatctccaaccccaaccccaaccccaaccccaaccctagccctaaccctagcccagCTCCCAGAATGGCCGCTTTCAGGTCCTGCCTCTAGTTTCCCACTACTGCCCCCAATTTCTGTTCTTGACACATAATGTCAGGACAAGCCAGCTCTGGCTGGCGCTGCTTCATTCCTGTCCCTCGCCTGTTCTGTTCTCGTGCACAGACGCGGTGCTGTGCATAGCCGTGCCGCACTGATGTCACACATTCCCGTGCTGCCCGTTGCTAGGTGGAAGGACCGTGTGCACATGGTGCTTCTTCTCCACGCGCAGGCAATTCTGCCTGGCTCCGGGCTGGGATTCTGTCCACAGCGTGGAAGGGGCTGCCTGGCGTGGCCTGGGCAGAGGGCGGGGATCCCCGGGCTCTGGGGTTGATCTCGCACCCTGCAGTGGTCATGCTCCTTCACGGCACTGCGGGAGTGAGGAATCCAAACTCTGGTTGCTCTAGGGACAGAGGGGCCAGCCCCTCCGtacctgcttctctctggctcgATCCCTGGCCTCGGAGAACACACGTGGTTTCACCGCTCTGCTTTGTGACGGGGTCGCTCCACACCCGTCCCTCCCCAAACCCTTGCCAGAACGTTCTGGTCAGAACCTTCTATGGCTCCGTTGAAGTCTAGTCTCTTACTGGGAAGAGACCAAGGGAAGAGAGATCCGTGCACAGGCAGGAGGCAGTGACCCTAAGCGGGAGAGGGAGGGTGTTGGCAGAGGCTGGACACTTGCTCAGCCAGGTCCCAGCTCCATCCCTTGCCCAGAGCCCTTTGGGGACACATGGCTGCAGGAGGTGGACAAACTCCTTTGCTTCCCGTTTCCAAATGCTCTTCTCCGGTTCTTCATCCTGATTCTCTGGTGATCTCGATTTCATGGGGATTAGGAAGCCAGCGGGGCCTTGGAGAGACGGACAGGACAGACAAACTGCCAGcacattcccccctccccctcccccatacacCACATTTCTACTTAGAGCAGATTTCCTGTGTCCGAGGCTAAACTGAAAGTGTGGGGTCAGGAACACCAGAGTTGGTTTATGGGACAGTGatgagggaggcggggaggaagggagaggggagaggaaggggggagagagaaccagagaaaggagagggagggaggcttaaggggaggagagagagagagagagagagagagagagagagagagagagagagagagagagagagagagagagagagagagagagagagagagagagagagaagggacggAGGGAAAAGAGgcgagggggaagggggagaggcaAAGGTGAAGGGGGGGaacaaggagagagagggagaggaagagggagggcaggagaagAGGGAAAGACAGGGAGAGGATAGACGTTTGGTAGATACGGGGTCACTGGCATACATCTGGATTCTGGGGTCAGATTTAAATTCTGCCTCTGACATTTCCTGTCCATTTGCTAACGGGCAAATATTGACCTCTccctgactcagtttcctcatctatagaGTAAGGATAATAATACTGACCTCATGTTGTTACAGAATCAAGCTGTGTATATGATCTACATACCCGTTCACAAACTGCACACACacctgtatatacatatacatagacccacatatatgtacacaaacatacatacagtGCATGCATGCCAGAAACACATGTGCtcaatacacacatattttcatatacacacagatataaagatgaaaaaacaTCCAGTTGCTTAGACACttagaatttctttcttattttttttttgggggggggtggttttgggaccacacccggcgatgcttaggccttactcctggctctgcactcaggaattactcctgggggtgctttgggaccatatgggatgccggggatcggggatcgaacctgggttgaccccatgcaaggcaaatgccttccctgctgtgctattgctctaggcccCCAGAAGAGTTTCTCATCCGGAGTGAAAATGAATGTTGGAGCCTTAACTATTTCCTGGGTGTTCCCTTTCTCACAcctgggcccccgcccccgccccgcgtccCTGGGGAACGAGAGCCTTGACTGCCAGCATTCCCCACCTCTCTGCGGGGAGAGATGGAGGGGCCAGCTCAAGGAGAGGGGTCCCGGGGCCCATCTGGGTCAAGTCTGGCCTCCGCTCCCTGCAGAGGGCCAGTTGCTTCCCGGGGGAGCGGGGAGCACAGAGACCGGGTGCGAGCTCGCCCCTGGCCCTCTCGGAGCAAGGGCTCGCTTCGAGCTCCGAGTTAGCCTGCTCTTCCCTAGGTGCCACAAAGCTTCCCCTCAGGGGGCCGGGGACTCTTCTTTCTGGACCGAGACCCCAGCTTCGCCCCTGAGCCTGGGGACTCTGGTTTTGGGGGAGGgttctcagtgtgtgtgtgtggggagcggGAGATGAAGGCTGTCCTCTCCTTCCCTGGCCTTTGCAGTGGTCCAGGAGGGCGGTGGAGAAGAGCGAGGAGGCTCCTTGGTGCGGGTTGTGGGGGGCAGAGCCCTGGCGAGCTGACCCTCTGCTCTGGGCCAGGGTTCTGCAGGGGCCTCACCCGCTGTCCCGCCTTTGCAGGAACATAATGTCGGCCTCAACCACCCGGCCCCCCGGCTGCGGCTCGAGCCTGCTCCCCAAGTACTTTAGACTTTGTGACACGAATCAGATTTGGGGCATCGTCCTGGAGGCTCTGGCCGCCTTGGGGGCGGTGACCACGGTGGCCTTCATCCTGGCCCTCTTCATCCTCGTCTGCAAAGTGCAGGACTCCAGCAAGAGGAAGCTGCTGCCCACGCAGTTCCTCTTcctgctgggggtgctgggggtcttcGGCCTCACCTTCGCCTTCATCATCCACCTGGACCGCACCACGGGCCCCACGCGCTTCCTCCTCTTCGGCGTCCTCTTCGCCCTCTGCTTCTCCTGCCTCCTGGCGCACGCCCTGACGCTGACCAGGCTGGTGTGCGGCCGGAAGCCCCTGTCCCTGCTGCTCATGCTGGCCCTGGCCATGGGCCTCAGCCTGGTGCAGGACGTCATCGCCGTGGAGTACGTGGTGCTCACCATGAACAGGACCCACGCCGACGTCTTCTCCCAGATGACCCGCGAGCGGCGCAACGAGGACTTCGTCCTGCTGCTCATCTACGTCATGCTGCTGATGGTGCTGACCTTCCTGGCTGCCTCCCTCACCTT
Proteins encoded in this region:
- the GPRC5A gene encoding retinoic acid-induced protein 3; protein product: MSASTTRPPGCGSSLLPKYFRLCDTNQIWGIVLEALAALGAVTTVAFILALFILVCKVQDSSKRKLLPTQFLFLLGVLGVFGLTFAFIIHLDRTTGPTRFLLFGVLFALCFSCLLAHALTLTRLVCGRKPLSLLLMLALAMGLSLVQDVIAVEYVVLTMNRTHADVFSQMTRERRNEDFVLLLIYVMLLMVLTFLAASLTFRGTFSGWKRHGAHIYLASVLSIVIWVAWITILFLHRFGPQWDDTILSTALVANGWAFLLAYVLPEFCLLTKQQNPLDYPVEDAFCKPQHMKQQSYGVENRAYSQEEITQGLEEMGDTLYAPYSTHFQLQPQNPQKDFSIPRAQTHTSPYNNYEGRKDGS